Within Corynebacterium timonense, the genomic segment CGACGATCCGAGCGGCTGGGACTACGCCAACGCCGGACTGCAGACCGGCTCCGTGTTCAAGATCTTCGCCCTTGCGGCGGCGTTGCAGCAGGGCATCCCGCTTACCGCGACGTTCTCCGACGCGCCGGTGCCGCTGCCCGGCGGCATCACCGTGAACAACTGGGACGGCGGCAACGCCGGCATGATCTCGATGGCGGAGGCGACCCGTGTCTCCTCCAACACCGCGTTCCTGCGTATCCAAAACGAGCTGGAGAACACCACCCAGGACACCGCCGACATGGCGCACGCGCTCGGCGTCGCGCGCTCCATCCCGGGCATCCCGGTGACCCTGCGCGAAAACGGAGGCCAGCCCTACGAAGGCATCGTGCTGGGCCAGTACCAGTCGCGTGTCCTCGATATGGCCACCGCGATGACGACGTTGACCAACCGCGGCATCTACAAGCCGACGCACTTCGTCGAGCGTGTCACCGACGCGCGGGGGGAGGTCCTCTACGAGGTAGACCGTAGCTACGAGGAGCGCCGCGTGTCCGAACAGGTCGCCGACAACGTCATGCAGGCGCTGGGCCCCGTGATCCCCTACTCCAACGCGACCCTCGCCGGTGGGCGCCCCTCCGCCGGCAAGACAGGCACCGCCCAGATGGGCGACACCGGCACCAACAAGGACGCCTGGATGGTCGGCTCTACCCCGCAGCTCGCCATGGCTGTGTGGGTCGGCACTGCCGACAACACCTCCCCGATCTTCAACCAGTGGGGCGGCATCATGTACGGCTCCGACACCCCTGCCAAGATCTGGAAGGACGTCCTGGATACCGGCCTTGAAGGCCAGGAGTTCGAGTCCTTCCCCGAGGCGGCACCGGTGACGTGGGGCGTCAATGCTTACAAGGGTGGCCTTGGCCTCAGCGGATCCTACGGTGGGTCGTACGGCGGATCCGGCCGTGGCACGGGCGGCGGGGGCTACGCCCCGGCGCCCCAGCCTGCCCCGGCCCCAGCCCCCGCCCCGGCACCTGCCCCCGAGCCGGCCCCGGCCCCTGCACCCGCTCCGGCACCCGCCCCGGCGCCCGCCGTGCCCGAGCCCCCGGCGCCCGTGCAGGACGCGCTCGACGCGATCGGCGA encodes:
- a CDS encoding transglycosylase domain-containing protein, producing the protein MTDKEDRTPEGQVAHSTKAGQGTRKRSKATQWILAILLGLALLAAIPLGWFVWQYARAEIPQPEEINAAQVSNIYFNDGQTELARVVPAEGNRVQIPLEEVPEDVQNAVLAAEDRDFWTNSGFSFTGFARAVIGQITGNPSAGGGSTVTQQYVKNALVGDEYSYERKAKELVYSIKMTNSWSKEEILNAYLNTVYFGRNAYGIEAAAHAFFDKPASELTVEEGGVLAASIQLPSQLDPWTNPDGARARWDYVMDGLVEMNVMDVEERQQLTYPETRDPVTYSAYTEATGPNGLIKNQVMEELERIGITEDDLTNRGLQITTTVNPSLQDDVERISKERLSVLQDDARTGVVAIEPATGAVRAYYGGDDPSGWDYANAGLQTGSVFKIFALAAALQQGIPLTATFSDAPVPLPGGITVNNWDGGNAGMISMAEATRVSSNTAFLRIQNELENTTQDTADMAHALGVARSIPGIPVTLRENGGQPYEGIVLGQYQSRVLDMATAMTTLTNRGIYKPTHFVERVTDARGEVLYEVDRSYEERRVSEQVADNVMQALGPVIPYSNATLAGGRPSAGKTGTAQMGDTGTNKDAWMVGSTPQLAMAVWVGTADNTSPIFNQWGGIMYGSDTPAKIWKDVLDTGLEGQEFESFPEAAPVTWGVNAYKGGLGLSGSYGGSYGGSGRGTGGGGYAPAPQPAPAPAPAPAPAPEPAPAPAPAPAPAPAPAVPEPPAPVQDALDAIGELLGG